CGCGCCATAGCAAGAATATAGATGAAGAAGAGGGTGAGAAGGATAAATAGGACAACGGCCATAGGGGTTGGCCCAGCCCAGCGCAAGAGCAAGGTGAAGGCGGCGCTGAGTAGAAGGGCGGGAATAAGAGGCCAGAGGAATGTCGGGCGGTTGGCGCGCATGGGATGCTCCTTCCCTGGTTGCAAGGCTGCCGGTTCTGCGAGAGAGAATGAAAGGCTTCTTATACTAAAAAAGACGAGCAAGAGCTATGTATTGTTTCGCTGGAGGCGGACGGTTCATGAACAAGAATGAGATAATTGGTTGATGAAAGGGCCGCCGCATACCCGCGCTCTTTAGACGGGGTCAGGCGACCCCCGCTTGGCAGGATTACAAAGCGATGATATACTATCATCATGAACAACGATGCCAAACTGAAACGCACGACCATCTATATCTCACCGGAACTTCAAGCAGCCTTACGCGCCTTGAGCAAGGCCCATAAGCGCTCCTTTACCGGCGAAGTGTTGTGGGCCTTAGAGCAGTATGTACAGGCCCACCAGAAGGGACCAGCGCGTGCCGAGTAGGAAGACATACAAATACCGTATCTCCCCAACGGCCAGGCAGGAACAAACCTTGCTCTTTTACCTGCGACGCTGCCGTGACCTGTACAACGCGGGGCTGGAAGAGCGTAAAGCCTACTACCAGATGTGCCGTACCCAGCTTGCTTGTTACACGCAAATCAACGAGTTGCCCGATCTGAAGCGTACCTATCCGGCCTATCAAGACCTGCCCTCGCACGTCTTGCAGGATGTCTTGCGGCGGCTGGACAAAGCGTTTGCCGCCTTCTTCCGGCGCATCAGGAATGGCGAGACGCCCGGCTATCCGCGCTTCAAGAGCACTAGTCGCTACCATTCGTTCACCTATCCTGATGCAGCGGGTTGGAAACTGCAAGGGGACCGGCTGAAACTGGCGGGCGTCGGTGAGGTGAAAGTCAAGGTGCATCGGGAGATGCAGGGTACAATCAAAACTGTCACCATCCGGCGCGACATTGAGCAGTGGTACGTGACGTTCTCCTGTGAGGCGCCAGAAGAAGCGCCCTTGCCGCCCACTGCTGCTGCCGTTGGCTTGGATTTAGGCGTGCTGCATTTTGCTACCCTGTCTACTGGCGAGCATATCGAGAACCCGCGACATTACCGCAAGCGGCTCAAGCGTATCAAACTTCTCTCGCAAATCAAGGACCACCGCAAAAAAGGCAGTCATCGCAGAAAACGAGCGGCTATCGCCCTGGCAAAGGCGCATCGCAAGGTCCGTAACCAACGGCAGAA
This genomic window from Ktedonobacterales bacterium contains:
- a CDS encoding transposase, coding for MPSRKTYKYRISPTARQEQTLLFYLRRCRDLYNAGLEERKAYYQMCRTQLACYTQINELPDLKRTYPAYQDLPSHVLQDVLRRLDKAFAAFFRRIRNGETPGYPRFKSTSRYHSFTYPDAAGWKLQGDRLKLAGVGEVKVKVHREMQGTIKTVTIRRDIEQWYVTFSCEAPEEAPLPPTAAAVGLDLGVLHFATLSTGEHIENPRHYRKRLKRIKLLSQIKDHRKKGSHRRKRAAIALAKAHRKVRNQRQNFHQQLSRRLVNEYGLLAMEDLHILSMTAAPEPKPDPEHEGQYLPNGAAAKAGLNQSILDAGWGQFQSLCIVKAERAGRRVVLVDPKYTSQLCSGCGAVVKKELSERWHACACGVELDRDHNAALNMLFRGQEVAHDATAS